Proteins encoded in a region of the Halothiobacillus diazotrophicus genome:
- a CDS encoding tetratricopeptide repeat protein, producing the protein MRSIPMMGKLLEHIEHSGFMGLFGLRWEYYVRQIVALVFSVLFVMVSTTCIGAEVLGTTHPNPTPACLEALKHHITRLQAGDNDFGPFIRDLEPIAAAGDPVAKFLLGAVLAEANPKESIKLLRESAMEGCIGSAGILGEILMPDMPLEARTWLTMAANGGDEMSRIFLAVHYLTGDSQTPKNMAEALAWARLAKRQGSPNLSFLAEQLISRIQPMLSREEGAQADMIFTKLLASHPKRPDYLCGQSTP; encoded by the coding sequence ATGAGATCTATCCCAATGATGGGGAAACTTCTTGAACATATTGAGCATTCCGGTTTTATGGGCTTGTTTGGATTACGTTGGGAATACTATGTTCGACAGATTGTCGCTCTGGTGTTTAGTGTGTTATTCGTGATGGTGTCCACAACTTGTATCGGGGCAGAAGTGTTGGGAACAACTCACCCGAATCCGACTCCTGCCTGTCTTGAGGCATTAAAACACCATATAACCCGTCTTCAGGCTGGCGACAATGACTTTGGTCCGTTCATCCGGGATCTCGAACCTATTGCCGCCGCAGGTGATCCGGTCGCAAAATTTCTTTTAGGTGCCGTGCTGGCCGAAGCCAACCCCAAAGAGTCAATTAAGTTATTGCGTGAATCGGCTATGGAAGGCTGCATAGGTTCAGCAGGGATACTTGGTGAAATCCTTATGCCTGATATGCCTCTTGAAGCAAGAACTTGGCTAACCATGGCCGCCAATGGTGGTGATGAAATGTCACGAATCTTCCTTGCTGTTCATTATCTAACAGGCGACAGCCAGACGCCCAAAAACATGGCAGAAGCGCTCGCTTGGGCGAGGTTGGCGAAACGTCAGGGATCCCCAAATTTGAGTTTTCTAGCCGAACAACTCATTTCACGGATTCAACCTATGCTCAGTCGTGAAGAAGGGGCTCAGGCGGACATGATTTTTACTAAGCTTCTTGCAAGCCACCCCAAGCGACCAGATTATCTTTGCGGCCAATCTACTCCTTAG
- a CDS encoding DUF3240 family protein — translation MTPNAVRLDLISPRELEADLTDWLTEHQPEAPLLVTHVNGHNDASRPMTIAEQVAGTLPLIRLSLTTNEETARRLLASLATDYAGSGVRWSMWPVETGRV, via the coding sequence ATGACCCCGAACGCCGTCCGACTCGACCTGATCTCACCGCGCGAGCTCGAAGCCGACCTCACCGACTGGCTGACGGAGCACCAGCCCGAAGCGCCGCTGCTGGTCACCCACGTCAACGGCCACAACGACGCCAGCCGCCCCATGACCATCGCCGAACAGGTGGCCGGCACCTTGCCGCTGATCCGGCTATCCCTGACCACAAACGAGGAAACCGCCCGCCGGCTGCTCGCCAGCCTCGCCACCGACTACGCCGGCAGCGGGGTGCGCTGGTCGATGTGGCCGGTGGAAACGGGGCGGGTCTAA